CCCCCTAAAAATGCAGGTTGATGTTGAGATTGAGGAAACGCAGAAGCCTTTTTTAACCTCAACCTTAACCTTGACCTGCTTTATCTCTTAATGACCTGCACCCCCGAGGGGATCTTGAAACTGAACTTGCCGCTGGAGATGCCGCGGTTGGTCTTCACGTTGCTGAAGTCCATCCTGGTGGTGTTGCCGGTCTGGTCGACCACCGTGGAGGAGAGCACGGGGAACGGCGTACCGGGGTGCCCCTTGGCGACAAAGCTCTCCACCGCGTCGCCGGATATGGTCAGGAGAAGCTTGGCCATGGCTGGGCTCTTCTTGTGCGGGGTGAGCTCCAGCTGGTAGTTGCCGTTCTTGTCCTTTTGCTCGGCGGCGAAGGCGATGCTGAAGTCCTTGGAAACCTGCCCCAGGCCGGAGAGGTAGTTCATGGCGATGCCGTTACTCGCCTCCAAAAGCTGCGCCAGGTCCATCACCATGACCTGCTTCTGGTCCGGGATGTAGTACCACACCGTTTTGCCGTTGGAGACGATCTGCTGCTTGGGCTTGGTGTAGTTGAAGCGGAACATCGACTCCTTGCCGCCACCCTTTTTCAGCAGCAGTTCGCCGGCACCCTTCTCCTCGCGCTTCATAACCTTGATACTGCTTCTCTGGCTGAAGTCGGCCTGCAGGTCGTTCAGCGAGCCGTATCCCTGCTCGATGGTGCGCACTACCTGGGGGAGCTCGGCGCAAAAGGATACGCCGGCGTTGAGGGCGATCAGGGTGAGACACAGGACGACGCTTCTGGCGATTTTCATATCTTCGACCTCTGAAAGTAGTGAAGGTCTCGGGCTGAAGCTCGGGACCCTCAAAGTGCCTAAGTGGCGACAGTTTGACCGCGCATTCTGACATACAACCGGGTAACGTGCAACCTTTTCATTGCTCCAGCGCGCCCAACAGGGCCCCTAGCGAGGCGGGCGCGGGAATGAGGAAGATGCTGCCGCCACAGAGCGAATCGGAGACCGAGAACATGGCGTCGATCATCACCACCGCCTCGTCGCTGTCACCCCGCTCCAGGGCGCGGGACAGGATATCGCTTCCCAGGCCGGTGCTCAAGGCCGGGACCGAGGGTAGCAGGGTCATCTTGAGCGAGTTGCCCAAGGCGTTGAGGCAGGCCGAGGCGAGGATGTTGCCAACTTCCATCAGTGTGGCCCGCTCCATCTCGGAGAGCGGTTCTCCTTCCGCGGGCCCGTGACCCAGCAGCAGCTCCAGGATGCGCTGCGCGTTCTCACGGATGAGCAGGATCAGGATGCTGCCGCGCACGTTGCCCAGAATCTGCAGTTGCAGCGCAGTTACCTCCTGCGACCCGAGCAGGTGCGACACGCCCGAGCCATCCAGCACCTGGAGCCGGGGCACCTGGATACTCACTCCTTTGCCCATCAACTGGGACAGGGCGACGGCGGCATGCTGCATGCCGGTGTTGCACACGTGGGTGAGGGCGTTCAGTTCGCCATCGTGCAGGTCATGGTTGGCCATACAAGCCTCCGCAGGTGAGCCGGCCCCGGTGGGAACGGCTGGTAAGGAACGGGAAACGGTTGGCAGGCTTTACAGCAGCCCGGCCAAGTCGAGTATGGCGACGATCTCGCCGTCGCCCAGGGTTGCGCCGCCGGCCACGCCGGCCAACTTGGAAAGTGGTCGCCCCAGTTGCTTAACAAATAGCTCGTGCTGGCCCAGGAGTCGGTCCACCACGATGCCGACCCGGCGCCCGCGCGCCT
This window of the Geomonas agri genome carries:
- a CDS encoding LolA family protein, encoding MKIARSVVLCLTLIALNAGVSFCAELPQVVRTIEQGYGSLNDLQADFSQRSSIKVMKREEKGAGELLLKKGGGKESMFRFNYTKPKQQIVSNGKTVWYYIPDQKQVMVMDLAQLLEASNGIAMNYLSGLGQVSKDFSIAFAAEQKDKNGNYQLELTPHKKSPAMAKLLLTISGDAVESFVAKGHPGTPFPVLSSTVVDQTGNTTRMDFSNVKTNRGISSGKFSFKIPSGVQVIKR
- a CDS encoding chemotaxis protein CheC, with the protein product MANHDLHDGELNALTHVCNTGMQHAAVALSQLMGKGVSIQVPRLQVLDGSGVSHLLGSQEVTALQLQILGNVRGSILILLIRENAQRILELLLGHGPAEGEPLSEMERATLMEVGNILASACLNALGNSLKMTLLPSVPALSTGLGSDILSRALERGDSDEAVVMIDAMFSVSDSLCGGSIFLIPAPASLGALLGALEQ